Proteins found in one Paludisphaera rhizosphaerae genomic segment:
- a CDS encoding DUF1559 domain-containing protein gives MKSRRGFTLIELLVVIAIIAVLIALLLPAVQSAREAARRSQCVNNLKQLALSIQNYHDTNGCIPPSGAYNTPNDPVQNRPALNFSMKSKLLPFMEQTPAYNAINFNFAAYINNDGSDINLTAASVAISTFLCPSDMAVGNAGAYGAGSNYANNCGLNRFLNGWECDGPAWFLGVDANLKRVVTLASVTDGTSNTAIFSEVLKGSGRSISSSTKNGVGVIYNGTSGQQAFAGQVNPNFLQYQDCRAKGLTMIWDYKGERWIEHDGGRGGAYHHIMPPNQKSCFYGTGTSPVAVDSIITASSNHSGGVNVSMLDGSVKFIKDSISWQSWSALGTKASGEVLSADAY, from the coding sequence ATGAAGTCGCGTCGCGGTTTCACTCTTATTGAGCTGCTGGTGGTCATCGCCATCATCGCTGTGCTCATCGCTCTTCTGCTGCCCGCCGTGCAATCGGCTCGCGAGGCCGCTCGGCGTTCGCAGTGCGTCAACAACCTGAAGCAACTTGCCCTCTCGATCCAGAATTACCATGACACGAACGGCTGCATCCCTCCTTCGGGCGCATACAACACGCCCAATGATCCGGTTCAGAACCGCCCCGCGCTGAATTTCTCGATGAAGTCTAAACTCCTCCCGTTCATGGAGCAGACCCCGGCCTACAACGCCATCAACTTCAACTTCGCCGCCTACATCAACAATGACGGCTCGGACATCAACCTGACGGCCGCATCCGTGGCGATCTCCACGTTCCTCTGCCCGTCGGACATGGCGGTCGGCAACGCGGGCGCTTACGGCGCCGGATCGAACTATGCCAACAACTGCGGGCTCAATCGCTTCCTCAATGGATGGGAGTGCGACGGGCCAGCCTGGTTCCTGGGGGTCGACGCGAACCTCAAACGCGTCGTGACGCTCGCCTCAGTGACCGACGGCACCAGCAACACCGCGATTTTTAGCGAGGTCCTCAAGGGAAGCGGCCGCTCGATCTCCTCGTCCACCAAGAACGGCGTCGGCGTCATCTACAACGGCACCTCCGGCCAGCAAGCCTTCGCCGGCCAGGTGAACCCGAACTTCCTCCAGTATCAGGACTGCCGGGCCAAAGGCCTGACGATGATCTGGGACTACAAGGGCGAGCGGTGGATCGAGCACGACGGTGGTCGTGGCGGCGCTTACCACCACATCATGCCTCCGAATCAGAAGTCCTGCTTTTACGGGACAGGCACCAGCCCCGTCGCGGTTGACTCCATCATCACGGCCAGTTCCAACCACTCCGGCGGTGTGAACGTCTCCATGCTGGACGGCTCGGTCAAGTTCATCAAGGACAGCATCAGTTGGCAGAGTTGGTCCGCCCTCGGCACCAAGGCGTCGGGCGAAGTCCTCAGCGCTGACGCCTACTGA
- a CDS encoding polymorphic toxin-type HINT domain-containing protein → MIAAWMLVGILGVFAPDDAPKPSDADLAAYEAAVAAAGRDPESQVKLALWCEAHGMPAERLKHLTRAVLLDPNNAKARGLLGQVQRDGKWMRADDVAKAVEAAPDQQALQREYLDRRARTRDDADGHYKLALWCEARSLTEPMIAHLHRTLQLDPNREGALRRLGFKKIGGRWVNVEAENAFKAAREAQEKADREWKPKLEKLRTALTARDSAKRDQAQAELAAIRDPRAVSMIFQLFAKGGDESRQKTAVDAFSRIDGPMAGVALATLAVFSPHGIIRTDAAALLQRRDPREFAGFLADLIQDEVKYKVKPIDGPGGQGELLIEGRDVDVRRVYQTFNVPGTFPGDQIGTDANGNVVVNRPVGAPYLGAPPNAATIWAMASGNPIVGFGWPNGFGIFWSPPNNPAAAVSTLEKAGIPSGLSNTVVGRIQHSNTTMASAYGLAAYAGFWGTGRLRPVYQDSIQIPLQQMEAEAQRAALISRQQLAADVAGIEAHNEPIRQINERAVAVLKGISGLDVGADRGQWINWVLDLQGFAKQPMRAATPSATVVEEVAPAYQPQVVGFPATNLVGFVRSHSCFAGGTTVRTLRGEQPIEQIERGDLVLTQDPITGALAYKAVVEAFHNPPNELYAIDMGRDTVRATGIHRFWKAGEGWVMARDLKAGDRLRTIGGTVEVVSVTKQAAEPVFNLMVSGGNDFCVGSLGLLAHDNSLVEPVAQPFDGVPTTRELAAAKP, encoded by the coding sequence ATGATCGCCGCGTGGATGCTGGTTGGAATCCTGGGGGTCTTCGCTCCAGACGACGCCCCGAAGCCCTCCGACGCCGATCTAGCCGCCTACGAGGCGGCCGTCGCCGCCGCCGGCCGCGACCCCGAGTCCCAGGTGAAGCTGGCCCTCTGGTGCGAGGCCCACGGCATGCCCGCCGAACGCCTCAAGCACCTGACGCGGGCCGTCCTCCTCGACCCCAATAACGCCAAGGCTCGCGGCCTGCTGGGGCAGGTCCAACGCGACGGCAAGTGGATGCGCGCCGACGACGTGGCCAAGGCCGTGGAGGCGGCCCCCGATCAGCAGGCCCTTCAGCGCGAGTATCTCGACCGCCGCGCCCGGACCCGCGACGACGCCGACGGCCATTATAAGCTGGCCCTCTGGTGCGAAGCCCGCAGCCTGACCGAGCCCATGATCGCCCATCTTCACAGGACCCTTCAACTCGACCCAAATCGCGAGGGCGCACTCCGTCGCCTGGGCTTCAAAAAGATCGGCGGCCGCTGGGTGAACGTCGAGGCCGAGAACGCCTTCAAAGCCGCTCGCGAGGCCCAGGAGAAGGCCGACCGCGAGTGGAAGCCCAAACTGGAGAAGCTGCGCACGGCTCTAACGGCTCGCGACTCCGCCAAACGGGACCAGGCTCAAGCAGAGCTGGCGGCGATCCGGGACCCTCGCGCCGTCTCCATGATCTTCCAGTTGTTCGCCAAGGGGGGCGACGAATCGCGGCAGAAGACGGCCGTCGACGCCTTCAGCCGGATCGACGGCCCGATGGCCGGCGTCGCGTTGGCGACCCTCGCCGTCTTCAGCCCGCACGGGATCATCCGCACCGACGCCGCCGCCCTGCTCCAGCGCCGGGATCCGCGCGAGTTCGCCGGCTTCCTGGCGGACCTGATCCAGGACGAGGTCAAGTACAAGGTCAAGCCGATCGACGGCCCCGGCGGTCAGGGCGAACTGCTGATCGAGGGGAGAGACGTCGACGTTCGACGGGTCTATCAGACGTTCAACGTGCCGGGGACCTTCCCGGGGGATCAGATCGGCACGGACGCGAACGGCAACGTCGTCGTCAACCGGCCGGTCGGGGCGCCCTATCTGGGCGCGCCTCCGAATGCCGCAACCATCTGGGCGATGGCCTCGGGGAACCCGATCGTGGGGTTTGGATGGCCGAACGGCTTCGGGATCTTTTGGAGCCCTCCGAACAACCCCGCGGCGGCCGTCTCGACTCTGGAGAAGGCGGGAATCCCCTCCGGGCTGAGCAACACGGTCGTAGGCCGAATCCAGCACTCGAACACCACGATGGCGTCGGCCTATGGACTGGCGGCGTATGCCGGCTTCTGGGGCACTGGGCGCTTGCGGCCCGTCTATCAGGACTCGATTCAGATCCCCCTGCAGCAGATGGAGGCCGAGGCCCAGAGGGCGGCGCTGATCTCCCGCCAACAGCTTGCGGCGGACGTGGCTGGGATCGAGGCTCACAACGAGCCGATCCGCCAGATCAACGAGCGGGCCGTGGCCGTGCTTAAGGGGATCAGCGGCCTGGACGTGGGCGCCGACCGGGGCCAGTGGATTAACTGGGTGCTGGACCTCCAGGGCTTCGCAAAGCAGCCGATGAGGGCGGCCACCCCGTCAGCCACGGTGGTCGAGGAAGTAGCGCCCGCCTATCAGCCTCAGGTTGTTGGGTTTCCCGCCACGAACCTCGTCGGCTTCGTCCGCAGCCATTCCTGCTTCGCCGGCGGAACGACGGTCCGAACCCTCCGAGGCGAGCAGCCCATCGAGCAGATCGAGCGCGGGGACCTGGTGCTAACCCAGGATCCGATCACGGGCGCATTGGCCTACAAGGCGGTCGTCGAGGCGTTCCACAATCCGCCGAACGAGCTTTATGCGATCGACATGGGCCGCGACACCGTCCGCGCCACGGGGATCCACCGATTCTGGAAGGCCGGCGAGGGCTGGGTTATGGCTCGCGACCTGAAGGCGGGCGACCGGCTGCGGACGATCGGCGGGACGGTCGAGGTCGTCTCGGTGACGAAGCAGGCCGCGGAGCCGGTCTTCAACCTGATGGTCTCCGGCGGCAACGACTTCTGCGTCGGCTCGCTCGGCCTGCTCGCTCACGACAACAGCCTCGTCGAGCCCGTCGCGCAGCCGTTCGACGGCGTGCCGACCACCCGCGAACTCGCCGCCGCCAAGCCCTGA
- a CDS encoding DUF1559 domain-containing protein, with product MRSSRRAFTLIELLVVIAIIAVLIALLLPAVQSAREAARRIQCVNNMKQLGLALHNYHDVHNVLPPGGRQCCYGTWAQFMLPHMEQTAAYNAFNFNSGAAGLTYSNPMNWTFMAIRLNVFTCPSDFPNAPTVTQNTPMQNYNYAANYGNTVYGQHIFSTVEFGGAPFGNIQPDTARPTMTCVGFSGIPDGLSGTILLSEIIEGQGNDLRGRIFGYADGGAFTAWLTPNSRIPDVMPAGTCVNTATNGLNPPCTTANATGPTDNPRYLASRSRHPGGVNSVMGDGSVRFHKNSVAVQIWRSVATTKGGEIVSADAL from the coding sequence ATGAGGTCGTCTCGGCGAGCCTTCACGCTGATCGAGCTTCTGGTGGTGATCGCGATCATCGCCGTCTTGATCGCCCTCTTGCTGCCGGCCGTGCAGTCGGCCCGCGAAGCCGCCCGGCGGATCCAGTGCGTCAACAACATGAAGCAACTGGGCCTGGCGCTGCACAACTATCATGACGTCCACAACGTCCTGCCTCCCGGCGGCCGTCAGTGCTGCTACGGCACCTGGGCTCAGTTCATGCTCCCCCACATGGAGCAGACGGCCGCCTACAACGCATTCAACTTCAACAGCGGCGCCGCGGGGCTGACCTACTCCAACCCGATGAACTGGACGTTCATGGCCATCCGTCTGAACGTCTTCACCTGCCCCAGCGACTTCCCCAACGCGCCGACGGTGACCCAGAATACGCCGATGCAGAATTACAACTACGCGGCGAATTACGGCAACACCGTGTACGGCCAACACATCTTCTCGACGGTCGAATTCGGCGGCGCCCCGTTCGGCAACATCCAGCCCGACACGGCCCGGCCGACCATGACCTGCGTCGGCTTCTCTGGCATTCCCGACGGCCTCTCCGGCACGATCCTGCTCAGCGAGATCATCGAGGGCCAGGGGAACGACCTGCGGGGTCGGATCTTCGGCTACGCGGACGGCGGCGCCTTCACGGCCTGGCTCACCCCCAACAGCCGGATCCCCGACGTCATGCCCGCCGGCACCTGCGTCAACACCGCGACCAACGGCCTGAATCCCCCCTGCACGACGGCCAACGCCACCGGCCCGACCGACAACCCCCGCTACCTCGCCTCGCGCAGCCGACATCCGGGCGGCGTGAACTCGGTCATGGGCGACGGCTCGGTCCGTTTCCACAAGAACTCGGTCGCCGTCCAGATCTGGCGGTCCGTCGCCACGACCAAGGGGGGCGAGATCGTCTCGGCCGACGCCCTTTGA
- a CDS encoding sulfotransferase family 2 domain-containing protein: MTTSASPLEASESAPALRSILLMHIPKTAGTSLFSLVENEYKAGEFCATYPDWEGVKATIAGFPVNHPMQRAVIGHFMYGVHEQPELARFLAPRVEHGVFLRDPVRRVVSHYNYMIGSTHPIHQRLIDQHPTLEGFLDHIWARNAQSYFLVGAGLASVLTERLALDRLQRNFDAVGLVERFDESVVLFAWRFGWRLPYYVPPRNTTEPAPGRIHAEDLDARLVARIRAANSCDQAVYDLALEQFDAQCVEVPNFSERLARYRNAPILRRSVAAA, from the coding sequence ATGACGACGTCCGCCTCGCCGCTGGAGGCCTCGGAGTCCGCCCCGGCCCTTCGTTCCATCCTCTTGATGCACATCCCGAAGACCGCGGGGACCTCCTTGTTTTCTCTCGTGGAGAACGAGTACAAGGCCGGCGAGTTCTGCGCGACGTATCCCGACTGGGAAGGGGTGAAGGCGACGATTGCGGGCTTCCCAGTCAACCACCCGATGCAGCGGGCGGTCATCGGCCATTTCATGTATGGGGTCCACGAGCAGCCTGAGTTGGCTCGCTTTCTGGCCCCCCGAGTCGAGCACGGCGTCTTCCTGCGCGACCCGGTCCGACGGGTGGTCTCGCACTACAATTACATGATCGGTTCGACCCACCCGATCCACCAACGGCTGATCGACCAGCATCCGACGTTGGAAGGTTTCCTGGATCACATCTGGGCCCGGAACGCTCAGTCGTACTTCCTCGTGGGGGCGGGCCTGGCCTCGGTTTTGACGGAGCGGCTGGCTCTCGACCGCCTGCAGCGGAACTTCGACGCGGTGGGCCTGGTGGAGCGGTTCGACGAGTCGGTGGTTCTCTTCGCCTGGCGATTCGGCTGGCGACTGCCGTATTACGTCCCGCCCCGCAACACGACGGAGCCGGCCCCGGGACGCATCCACGCCGAGGATCTGGACGCTCGGCTCGTCGCGCGGATCCGGGCGGCGAACTCGTGCGACCAGGCCGTCTACGACCTGGCTCTCGAACAGTTCGACGCCCAGTGCGTTGAGGTGCCGAACTTCTCCGAGCGACTGGCCCGTTACCGCAACGCCCCGATCCTCCGCCGGAGCGTGGCGGCAGCCTGA
- a CDS encoding (2Fe-2S)-binding protein, with amino-acid sequence MSAEATVRFTVNNREQVVSTDPERMLLEVLREDLGLLGTKYGCGEGQCGACSVLVDGRRMNACRTAVSKVQGKQVVTIEGLAKGDQLHPVQQAFLELAAYQCGFCTAGMILCAAALLEANPTPSEAEIVAGMDRNICRCCSYPKIVRAVKRAAELAGGGVR; translated from the coding sequence ATGAGCGCGGAGGCGACGGTTCGATTCACGGTCAACAACCGCGAACAGGTGGTGTCGACCGACCCCGAGCGGATGCTGCTGGAGGTTCTCCGCGAGGATCTCGGCCTGCTCGGAACCAAGTACGGCTGCGGCGAGGGCCAGTGCGGAGCCTGCTCCGTGCTGGTGGACGGCCGGCGGATGAACGCCTGCCGCACGGCCGTCTCCAAGGTCCAGGGGAAGCAGGTCGTCACCATCGAGGGGCTCGCGAAAGGGGATCAACTCCATCCCGTCCAGCAGGCCTTCCTGGAACTCGCCGCGTACCAGTGCGGCTTCTGCACCGCGGGGATGATCCTCTGCGCCGCGGCCCTGCTGGAAGCCAACCCAACGCCCTCCGAGGCCGAGATCGTCGCCGGGATGGATCGAAACATCTGCCGGTGTTGCAGCTATCCCAAGATCGTCCGCGCCGTGAAACGAGCCGCCGAGCTGGCTGGGGGAGGCGTGCGATGA
- a CDS encoding 3-keto-disaccharide hydrolase has translation MDFHDFIVEDEGRIEAVTFRRIRRFAACAALVLAPSLAIADPPAEAEEGFVSLFNGKDLSGWSHQTKTPAPHVGCKFFVKDGLLVGDQGPDHCGGFLMTDGEYQDFILRFQLQMDEPTDTGVFIRMNEMGRSQQITLDNRPKGQFGSIYVPWAQGRVHACPEGIKAFKQGEWNDVEVRVENQPPRIRFWLNGKLVTDFQHTEKTCEGAPTTGRIAFQVHPNVPNLIIWKDGNTVRFRDVRVKRLDPPKAAATDQETDRR, from the coding sequence ATGGATTTTCATGACTTCATCGTCGAGGACGAGGGGAGGATCGAGGCCGTGACGTTCCGCCGCATCCGTCGTTTTGCCGCCTGCGCGGCGTTGGTTTTGGCTCCCTCGCTGGCGATCGCCGACCCGCCGGCCGAGGCGGAGGAAGGGTTCGTCTCGCTCTTCAACGGCAAGGATCTCTCAGGCTGGAGCCACCAGACGAAGACGCCCGCGCCGCACGTCGGCTGCAAGTTCTTCGTCAAGGACGGCCTGCTCGTCGGCGACCAGGGGCCCGACCATTGCGGCGGCTTTCTGATGACCGACGGCGAATATCAAGACTTCATCCTTCGTTTCCAACTCCAGATGGACGAACCCACCGACACCGGCGTGTTCATTCGGATGAACGAGATGGGTCGCAGCCAGCAGATCACCCTGGACAATCGGCCCAAGGGGCAGTTCGGGTCGATCTACGTCCCCTGGGCTCAGGGTCGCGTCCACGCCTGCCCGGAGGGGATCAAGGCGTTCAAGCAGGGAGAGTGGAACGACGTCGAGGTCCGCGTTGAGAACCAGCCCCCGCGCATCCGGTTCTGGCTGAACGGCAAGCTCGTCACCGACTTTCAGCACACCGAGAAGACCTGTGAAGGCGCCCCCACTACGGGCCGGATCGCCTTTCAGGTCCACCCCAACGTCCCCAACCTGATCATCTGGAAGGACGGCAACACGGTCCGTTTCCGCGACGTCCGCGTGAAACGGCTCGACCCTCCCAAGGCCGCCGCGACCGATCAGGAGACCGACCGGCGATGA
- a CDS encoding NAD(P)H-hydrate epimerase, with translation MPPRPACRPLSREEVRSLDVLAADEFGLPTLVLMENAGRGAAELLAKLADGATPRVVIACGPGNNGGDGGVVARHLDAWGWPVAVAWLTDPAKLHGDAQVQREIVDRSDIPQTTPGADDLDALLAGADWIVDGLLGTGLTRPVEGPLRTAIEALNRSGRPILALDLPSGLDADSGRPLGVAVRAQATATFAARKLGFDAPGASEYTGGVTVVDIGLPGKLIRRFA, from the coding sequence ATGCCCCCCCGCCCCGCTTGCCGCCCGCTGTCGCGCGAGGAGGTCCGCAGCCTCGACGTGCTGGCGGCCGACGAGTTCGGTCTGCCGACGCTCGTCCTGATGGAGAACGCCGGCCGGGGCGCGGCCGAACTGCTGGCGAAACTCGCCGACGGTGCGACGCCTCGGGTGGTGATCGCCTGCGGACCGGGCAACAACGGCGGCGACGGCGGCGTGGTCGCGCGGCATCTCGACGCCTGGGGATGGCCGGTCGCCGTCGCCTGGCTGACCGACCCGGCGAAGCTTCACGGCGACGCCCAGGTCCAGCGCGAGATCGTCGACCGCTCCGACATTCCCCAGACGACTCCGGGAGCCGACGATCTCGACGCCCTCCTCGCCGGGGCCGACTGGATCGTCGACGGTCTGCTGGGGACGGGCCTGACTCGTCCCGTGGAAGGGCCGCTCCGGACCGCGATCGAAGCGCTGAACCGATCGGGCCGACCGATCCTGGCGCTCGATCTCCCCTCGGGTCTGGATGCGGATTCGGGTCGCCCTCTGGGCGTCGCCGTCCGCGCCCAGGCCACCGCAACATTCGCCGCCCGCAAGCTCGGCTTCGACGCCCCCGGCGCGTCGGAATACACCGGCGGCGTCACGGTCGTCGACATCGGCCTGCCGGGGAAGCTGATTCGGAGGTTTGCGTGA
- a CDS encoding FmdB family zinc ribbon protein has protein sequence MPIYEYRCEPCDHDFEALIRNANDAPVCPRCGNREVAKQFSVPASTPNGGLGYTPIPVAGCGSQNCCMGKCATD, from the coding sequence GTGCCGATCTACGAATACCGCTGTGAACCCTGCGACCACGACTTTGAAGCCCTGATCCGCAACGCGAACGACGCCCCCGTCTGCCCCAGGTGCGGCAATCGAGAAGTCGCCAAGCAGTTCAGCGTCCCGGCCTCCACCCCCAACGGCGGCCTCGGCTACACTCCAATCCCTGTCGCCGGCTGCGGCAGCCAGAATTGCTGCATGGGGAAGTGCGCGACCGACTGA
- a CDS encoding dienelactone hydrolase family protein, producing the protein MNYACGSGHNGLPPSRGKVAAKRPDEGGSVPHEKRSAGRAPAAGRPLIRPFGPPSPARGEGRYGRFVLAVTFLLFSTALRAQDAPPPKIAPFFQPPAEFADLGSYRSPLMFADGRVAKTPEEWAQRRKEILDDWRGRIGGRPLIERPKFEVLGEERRGTFLQRKVNVEVAFDRITPGYLLIPDGPGPHPAVLVVFYEPETAVGLGNKPQRDFARRLAERGFACLSIGFDPRILDPSKWDPPMQPLAYLAHVASNALTAMQNLPEIDPKRIGVMGHSYGGKWAMFAACLDDRFACGVWSDPGVAFDEPRRNVNYWEPWYLGWEPGTKRKPGLITPENPRTGAYKQMIADGRDLHEFQALMPPRPFLVSGGAEDQPERWRPLNHVRAVDALLGVQKGVAMTNRPAHDPNEESNAQIEAFLEYVLKP; encoded by the coding sequence ATGAATTACGCATGCGGATCGGGTCATAACGGCCTTCCCCCCTCGCGGGGGAAGGTGGCCGCAAAGCGGCCGGATGAGGGGGGATCGGTACCGCATGAGAAGCGATCGGCCGGGCGTGCACCCGCCGCTGGTCGCCCCCTCATCCGGCCCTTCGGGCCACCTTCCCCCGCGAGGGGGGAAGGCCGTTATGGTCGGTTCGTTCTTGCCGTAACGTTCCTGCTCTTCTCAACCGCCCTCCGCGCTCAGGACGCGCCGCCGCCGAAGATCGCGCCCTTCTTCCAACCCCCGGCGGAGTTCGCCGACCTGGGGTCGTATCGTTCTCCGTTGATGTTCGCTGACGGCCGGGTCGCGAAGACGCCGGAGGAGTGGGCCCAGCGCAGGAAGGAGATCCTCGACGACTGGCGGGGGCGGATCGGCGGCCGGCCGTTGATCGAGCGGCCCAAGTTCGAGGTGCTCGGCGAGGAGCGTCGGGGGACGTTCCTCCAGCGCAAGGTGAACGTGGAGGTCGCCTTCGACCGGATTACGCCCGGCTACCTGCTCATCCCCGACGGCCCCGGCCCGCATCCCGCCGTGCTCGTCGTCTTCTATGAGCCCGAAACGGCCGTCGGCCTGGGGAACAAGCCGCAACGCGACTTCGCCCGCCGATTGGCCGAGCGTGGGTTTGCGTGTCTCTCGATCGGGTTCGACCCGCGCATCCTGGACCCCTCGAAGTGGGATCCGCCGATGCAGCCGCTCGCCTACCTGGCGCACGTCGCATCGAACGCGCTCACGGCCATGCAGAATCTCCCCGAGATCGACCCAAAGCGGATCGGCGTGATGGGGCACTCGTACGGCGGCAAGTGGGCGATGTTCGCGGCCTGCCTCGACGATCGGTTCGCCTGCGGCGTTTGGTCCGATCCCGGGGTCGCCTTCGATGAGCCGCGGCGGAACGTCAACTACTGGGAGCCCTGGTACCTCGGCTGGGAGCCGGGAACGAAGCGCAAGCCGGGCCTGATCACGCCCGAGAATCCTCGAACCGGCGCCTACAAGCAGATGATCGCCGACGGCCGCGACCTCCACGAGTTTCAGGCCCTGATGCCCCCCCGGCCGTTCCTGGTCTCCGGCGGCGCCGAGGACCAGCCCGAACGCTGGCGGCCGTTGAACCACGTCCGCGCCGTCGACGCCCTGCTGGGCGTTCAGAAGGGCGTGGCCATGACGAACCGCCCGGCGCACGACCCGAACGAGGAGTCCAACGCCCAGATCGAGGCGTTCCTGGAGTACGTCCTCAAGCCGTAG
- a CDS encoding xanthine dehydrogenase family protein molybdopterin-binding subunit: MKAQNDWKAEALRTAGVSADYDEPVDLVPYRFDLDDDGSTIGPNRRDAMKVLGAGLLIAVAADAAPPKANAQQPAPRRRGGGAFGRGAASVAARLHIGEDGALTVLTGKVECGQGARVELAQAAAEELRVPFDRVRLVMGDTGAVPDDGGTYGSLSTPATVPAVRIGCAVARNLLAETAARRWGFDSSSVVVAEGLARSAKKEGESLSYAELARDPEALRLMGGALPQGVGLTPVADWKTMGTPILKPTGRNIVTGKHEYPSDVVRPGMLHGKILRAPRYGAPLKSVDLGPAQAMPVVVVVQDGDFVGVAAPTSARAREALAAVAKTADWGEAPPRPSSDDLFKHLREHAQGGLPSKPIFEEGAKGLRASYEVAYVQHCPMEPRAAVAEWADGKLTAWVGTQVPFNVRGEVARAFGLTDDRVRVIVPDFGGGFGGKHSGEYAVEAARLAKAADRPVRVVWTREEEFAWAQFRPAAAIEMEASLGADGSITAWRHLNVNSGPGALQPPYRVGKSDCRFIQSVPPLRHGSYRALASTANTFAREAFVDELATLAGREPLEFRLALLAEPRVRAVLSEAASRFGWEARSKAREPNKGVGLACGMDKGGFVAACVAVTVDPSDGSVVVDEVCQVFDCGKVVNPENLKTQVEGAVVMGLGPALREAMAFTDGMVTNGSFRDYRVPRFADLPKLEVHLLDRPDQPPAGAGETPIIAVAPAIANAVAAATGKRVRSMPVRPA; encoded by the coding sequence ATGAAAGCCCAGAACGACTGGAAGGCCGAGGCGCTTCGCACCGCCGGGGTCTCCGCCGACTACGACGAGCCGGTGGACCTCGTCCCGTACCGCTTCGACCTCGACGACGACGGCTCGACCATCGGGCCGAATCGGCGCGACGCGATGAAGGTCCTCGGCGCAGGGCTGCTGATCGCCGTCGCGGCCGACGCGGCCCCGCCGAAGGCGAACGCCCAGCAGCCGGCCCCCCGGCGGCGGGGAGGCGGGGCGTTCGGACGAGGGGCGGCCAGCGTGGCGGCTCGGCTGCACATCGGCGAGGACGGCGCGCTCACGGTGCTCACGGGGAAGGTCGAGTGCGGCCAGGGCGCCCGCGTCGAGCTGGCCCAGGCCGCCGCCGAGGAGCTGCGCGTCCCCTTTGATCGGGTCCGCCTCGTCATGGGCGACACCGGCGCCGTCCCCGACGACGGCGGCACTTACGGCAGCCTCTCCACCCCGGCGACCGTCCCGGCCGTCCGCATCGGCTGCGCCGTCGCTCGCAACCTGCTCGCCGAGACCGCCGCTCGACGCTGGGGATTCGATTCCAGCTCGGTCGTCGTGGCGGAAGGTTTGGCGCGGAGCGCGAAGAAGGAGGGCGAAAGCCTCTCTTACGCCGAACTCGCCCGTGACCCGGAGGCCCTCCGCCTGATGGGGGGAGCCTTGCCGCAGGGCGTCGGCCTTACGCCGGTCGCGGACTGGAAGACGATGGGAACGCCCATCCTCAAGCCGACCGGCCGAAACATCGTCACTGGCAAGCATGAATATCCGTCGGACGTCGTCCGGCCGGGGATGCTCCACGGCAAGATCCTGCGAGCCCCTCGCTACGGGGCTCCGCTCAAGTCGGTGGACCTCGGCCCGGCGCAGGCGATGCCGGTGGTGGTGGTGGTCCAGGACGGCGACTTCGTCGGCGTCGCCGCGCCGACCTCGGCCCGAGCCCGCGAGGCGCTCGCCGCCGTCGCGAAGACCGCCGATTGGGGAGAAGCCCCGCCCCGGCCGAGTTCGGATGATCTCTTCAAACACCTTCGCGAGCACGCCCAGGGGGGTCTGCCGTCGAAGCCGATCTTCGAGGAGGGGGCGAAGGGCCTGCGGGCGTCTTACGAGGTGGCCTACGTCCAGCACTGTCCGATGGAGCCCCGCGCGGCGGTCGCCGAGTGGGCCGACGGCAAGCTGACGGCCTGGGTCGGCACGCAGGTCCCGTTCAACGTCCGGGGCGAGGTCGCCCGCGCCTTCGGTCTCACGGACGATCGCGTGCGGGTGATCGTTCCGGATTTCGGCGGCGGGTTCGGCGGCAAGCACTCGGGCGAATACGCCGTTGAGGCCGCCCGGTTGGCGAAGGCCGCCGATCGCCCCGTGCGCGTGGTCTGGACTCGCGAGGAGGAATTCGCCTGGGCCCAGTTCCGCCCGGCCGCGGCCATCGAGATGGAGGCGTCCCTCGGCGCGGACGGCTCGATCACGGCCTGGCGGCATCTGAATGTGAACTCCGGCCCCGGCGCGTTGCAGCCTCCTTATCGCGTGGGGAAGTCGGACTGCCGGTTCATCCAGTCGGTGCCGCCGCTGCGGCACGGGTCGTACCGGGCGCTGGCGAGCACGGCGAACACGTTCGCCCGCGAGGCGTTCGTCGACGAACTCGCAACGCTGGCGGGTCGCGAGCCGCTGGAGTTTCGCCTGGCCCTGCTCGCCGAGCCTCGCGTGCGGGCCGTGCTGTCGGAGGCGGCCTCGCGGTTCGGCTGGGAGGCGCGGTCGAAGGCCCGCGAGCCGAACAAGGGGGTGGGGCTGGCCTGCGGGATGGACAAGGGGGGCTTCGTCGCCGCCTGCGTCGCCGTGACGGTCGACCCTTCCGACGGCTCGGTCGTCGTCGACGAGGTCTGCCAGGTCTTCGACTGCGGCAAGGTCGTTAACCCGGAGAACCTCAAGACCCAGGTGGAGGGGGCCGTGGTGATGGGCCTTGGCCCGGCGCTCCGGGAGGCGATGGCGTTCACCGACGGCATGGTGACGAACGGGTCGTTCCGCGACTACCGCGTTCCCCGGTTCGCCGACCTGCCGAAGCTGGAGGTCCACCTGCTGGACCGGCCCGACCAGCCGCCCGCGGGCGCCGGTGAGACGCCAATCATCGCCGTGGCTCCGGCGATCGCCAACGCGGTCGCCGCCGCCACGGGGAAGCGCGTCCGGTCGATGCCGGTCCGTCCGGCCTGA